The sequence tgtatctcagcTTTGCATGTCGGAAGAGATTCTTCATCAAATAACAATAGCACCAATAGGCTTTCCTCTTTCCTTCCATTCACCATACGGTTCAATCGACTTGCCCACACTACTCCTGGTACCTTTCTGCTTTAGTTTTTCAGCCTCAATTTCCACCGCAACGCCAGAGATGACACCTTTTACCGGTGCCCTGTTCAGAAAATTAAAGCTTTCTACTGAATTCCCCAAGACACAGTGCACTTTCATTTTGTTCTTCTAACATGCAATAAAttaacaccataccactcctggtcactTTGACTCCACCTTTCCCAGTGCGTCTCCCAAAAACACACCCTTCTCCATGAAACATACTACAACAAGGAACAAGGCATTATTAGACCGAGGCCAATCTTCATTAACAACTTTAGCCTGTTTCGCTCCATTCCCCAATATTACAGTTTTCCACAAATGTTCAGGATGTTAGGATGCCTTCAGAACGAGCTATCCCTATTCATCCCCAAACACCTGAACCTCTCTATTTCTCtacgttatctctctctctcatttccagGTGTAAGATGAGTGGAGAGGGTTCTGGTCACGGCTCCTGCAGAGGCGGGCaaaggggaggatggagaggagggggatggagaggagggggagggggatggaggggaggaggagggggatggagaggaagaCCACGGAGAGGAAACTCACGCCCCCCCAGTGCTCAAAGAGGTAtgggtcagacacacacacacacggttagcCTGGTTAGAGGTAAGGGTCAGTTAGAGGTGAGACTAGCCCCTAACTAGCCTCTAAATATTCCTTAACCCCTCAATGATTTCCAACCCCTTGGTTTTGGGACAACACTGACTGCATGGTGGAGGCTTCAGTATCTctttctcttgctgtctctctagGCTCTTCTCAGTCCTGTGTGTCTCAGACCACTCTGGACAGACTCTGTCCTTATAAAGGCTGGGCCCTCTACTTCACTGAAGGTAGGTGTGTATCAGTGGaggagaatggctcataataatggctggaatggcgtaaatggaattgcatcaaacacatggaagacgtgtttgatgtatttgataccgttccacttATTCCaccccagccattaccacgagcccgtcctcctcaATTACGGTTCCGCCAACCTGTGGTATGTGTGTATTGTCTATATGCCTATTTTTTTGTAATGatctaattgtgtgtgtgtttcctgtatgAAGGTTTCGTAGAGAGTTCTCCGTATGTGGAGAAGATCAAAGTGTTTGAACAGTACTTCACCTCACAGATACACCTTTACGACAAAGTAAGATGaaaaaacagagttttcagcacATTGTTTTAAGCTCTGAAAATAGTAGCCTTTGGCGAGCAGGTAAgcttaatttgtgtgtgtgtgtaggatgaGATTGAGCGTCAGGGCAGTGTGTTGGTGGACTATAAGGGTCTGGTTGAGGATAAGGAGGTGTGTATGGCTCTGCCGGACCTGGCCAATCAGCTGAGAGAACAACCAGAGACCACCCTCAACTGTCTGGGCCTCGCCatacaccaggtacacacacacacacacacatacttcacTGAAGGTAGTTGTGTCTAtgtattttaatgtgtgtgtgtgtgtgtcaggttttGACGGTGGACTTGGAGAGACACGCTGCAGAGTTACACGGGGAAGGGCTTCCTGGGGAGCCACACCCATCATTAACATACCACACATCAGCGCCAGGTAAAACACACGCACACTCTCTCTCACggtctctctctgactcagttTCAGGTTGTATAACTGTGTGTTTGTTTCAGGTTGTATAACTATGAGCCATTGACAGCCCTGAGGATGCTGCGTGCGAGTGTGTTTGGTCGGttggtgtgtgtgagggggaCCGTGGTCCGTGTCAGCAACATCAGACCACTCTGCACACGCTTGGCCTTCACCTGCTCcggctgctcacacacacacacactcaccctgccACACGGCAAGTTCACCACGCCCACCAAGGTACAACACACACTCACCTTGCCACAGAGCACTTTCACCACAACCTACATTGGATTGAACcacaggcgtgtgtgtgtgtgtgtgtgtactgattgtgcgtgcgtgtgtttctTCAGTGTGTGCAGCCAGAGTGTCGCATGTCGTTCATTCGTCCCCAACAGGAGCTCCCCTCTCACCCTCACTGTGGACTGGCAGAATATCAAGTAACTACACTATTATTTATCATGCTTAAACATAACTATCCAATCCTCTTAGATCTCCAGACATGTATAGTGTGTATGGGCTAGGGGTCTGTGTCTAGGGTGTATGGGCTTGGGGTTCATGTCTAAGGTGTATGGGCTAGGGGTCCGTGTGTATGGGCTAGGGGTCAGTGACTAGGGTGTATGGGCTAGGGGGAAAGGGTTTAGGGGACTGAGGCTGTTGATGCAAACTATCTCCCATGGTGCCCCAGGGTCCAGGAGATGattggaggagagcagagggaggcaGGGCGGATCCCTCGGACAGTGGAATGtcacctgacctctgacctctgtgacaGTGCTGTCCCTGGAGACACTGTTACTATTACTGGAACAGTCAGAGTCAGCCAAGACGacggtatacacacacacacacacacacacacacacacacacacacacacacagttgttaaCATCACTGGCACTGTCTGAGTAAttgatgaggtgtgtgtgtgtaggcggcAGCAGGGGGAAGAAGGATAAGTGTATGTTCCTGCTCTACATCGAGGCCAACTCCGTCAGCAACTCTAAAGGTAGTTGTAGGTCTGTTATTGTGTAGTTGTTACTCATGTTATTGGGAGGCCGAAGGCCAAACAATGAAGTGTTTCCAAATTGCGTGGACAAAAGTTTGTTCTTAAGGTCAGAAAGTAAAGGAGGCTGGAGGTCAGGGGGTCGTCTGGAGGTGAACGGTCATCGGGGATAGAGTTCTCTTTGAAGGAGCTGTACGCCATCCAGGAAATACATAGCCAACCTGATCTACTGAAGCTCATCGTACAGTAAGACACAATCAAACACAGAAtactactctactactgtactgtactgtactactaGAGTGCTTTTGATATCTATTGTGAGTGACTGATGTGACTTGTCTTCCAGCTCCTTGTGTCCAGCCATCTACGGCCACCTGGTGAGTAAGCCTTTCCAGTGGCCATGTTGTTTCAGCTAAGCTGTGGCCACGTTTTaaaaaaattgtgtttgtttaaaaaaaagtgtgtgtgtgtttgtttgaagcTAGTAAAAGCAGGCCTGTCCTTAGCGTTGTTTGGAGGCAGTCAGAAGCATGCTGATGATAAGAACAGGATCCCCGTCAGAGGAGACCCTCATATACTGGTGGTGGGAGACCCTGGCCTGGGGAAGAGTCAGATGCTACAGGTaacgtacacacacacttacacacacgccAACCTCAAACTCGCcggtgtaactgtgtgtgtgtgtgtgtgtgtgtgggtaggcgGTGTGTAATGTGGCTCCCAGGGGGATCTATGTGTGTGGTAACACTACCAGTACGTCAGGGCTGACCGTCACACTCTCCAGAGACGCTGGCTCTGGAGACTACGCACTGGAGGCTGGAGCTCTGGTACTAGGAGACCAAggtaggggtgggggtgtgtgctTACATCCCAACTATCATCATCCCAACTGTCATCATCCCAACTGTCATCATCCAACCTATCTGtgccatttgtgtgtgtgtgtgtgtgtcagggctgtGCTGTATAGATGAGTTTGATAAGCTGGGCCACCAGCAGCAGGCATTACTAGAAGCCATGGAGCAGCAGACCATCAGTCTGGCTAAGGCTGGTCTGGTGTGTTCCTTACCTGCTAGGACCTCTGTTATCGCTGCTGCTAACCCTGCTGGAGGACACTACAACAGGGCCAAGACGGTCTCCGAAAACCTCAAGTAAACATACACCTTTCATTTTTAGCTAATGCTGAACTGTAGGTACAAGTTGacttattttgtgtatgtgtgtgtaggatgGGCAGTGCCCTCCTGTCGAGGTTTGACGTGGTCTTCCTCCTATTGGATGTTCCTGATGAGTCACATGACCGCCGGCTGTCGGAACATGTCATGGCCGTCAGGTCAGGGAAGGGAGGGGCCTCAGGTGCCGTGGTTACACGAGGAGACAACCATAAATCACAGAGCTCACTGCTGGAGCCCTCCGACACACCCCTGTCTGACCGGCTGCAGGTACCCACACACATACGACAACACACACAAATGCCAAAGTACTTTACCAATATATATGGAATTTCTGAcattgagtctgtctgtctgtaaggtGTGTCCAGGGGAGTGTGTAGACCCCATCCCCCACTCCCTGCTGAGAAAATATGTTGGTTACGCTCGCCGCTATGTTCATCCCTCGCTCTCTACCGCCGCTGCCCAGACGCTCCAGGACTTCTACCTCTCcctgcgctcacacacacacaccctgtcgaCGCCACACCCATCACCACACGTCAGCTGGAGTCCCTCATCCGCCTCACAGAGGTACTCAAACACATCACTCAAATACACACACGTCATTTGATCATTACACATCCTAAAGTCTCTAACATGTCACACAGAGGTGACCCTGTGCCCTGactcctgactgtgtgtgtgtgtaggcgcgGGCGAAGCTGGAGCTCAGAGAGACAGCCACCAAGAGTGACGCTGAAGACGTAGTGGAGATCATGaaacacaggtaacacactatcCCACATACATtcccttgcgtatctatttggacagtgaagctaaaacatttaatttggctctatactctaccattttggatttgagatcaaatgttttatatgaggtgacagtacagaatgtcacctttcgatttgagggtatttccatacatatgttttaccgtttagaaagaATGTACTATGTGTATCTAGTCCATTTGAAGTGTCATAAGTGTTTCGACAAATTCACTGATAGGTTACATAATGGGTACATAATGTcacttattgtaaataagaacagaatatgtttctaaacacttgtaCATTTAatatggatgctaccatgatgacagataatcatgaatgaatcgtgaataatgatgagtgagtaATTTACAGATGCACAGAGATCATGCCCCCTAAAACATGGAGGGTAGCATTTTTTGGGAGGTATGATATTTATACCTCTAAAACTTTCtctctcatcattattcacgattcattcatgattatccgtaatccatggtagcatccacattaatgtagaagtgttaagaaacattctattcttatttacaataaaaatgactccaaaaggacacaatacattatttaccattcatttctattgggcataacataatctgaaacacaaccaaaacaaactgcaaatgcatccaacaagtttgtagagtcacaagcttgtagtcattgcgtgctagcaatatgggaccaaatactaaactttggactaaattgactacactataagtgaatttgttcaAATACTTATGATACCTTCAAATGGGGGGGACTagataaagtgctttcatttctaaacggtaaaacagatttatgaaaataccttcaaataAAAGGGACAGTTCTGTGGGGGACATTctggtgtgtgtgaatgtgtatattgtctggtgtgtgtgtcagtctggcaGATACCTTCTCTGATGGTAGTGGAGGTCTGGACTTTGAGCGGTCGGTACTGGGTGTTGGGATGAGTCAGCGTTCGGCTGCCAAGAGATTTATCACTGCGCTCAACACACATGCTCAGCGCACACACACCATGTTGTACGACCTCACACAGCTACGCAGCCTGGCCAAGGACCTCAACATACAGGTAACACCTACACACACCTTTGTCTGTTGCTTTCTGTCTTACGGCCGCTGTTATGTTTCAGGTCTTGGAATTCAaaaggttttgtgtgtgtgttttgaaacAGGTTGCTGACTTTGAAGGTTTCATCAGTTCTCTGAATGAACAGGGCTACCTGCTGAAGAAAGGACACAGACAGTACCAGCTACAGACTATATAACACACAAACATAATCTAAAGACCTGCTGTTACTTAAGAATTGATTGTGTATCAGTGAATTCTTCCAATACTGATTAATATATAACAGTTTAATACATGAATAATTAAACTGTTTTGAATATGAATTCCTGACCAatgttaatgtattttttatattttgaCTATTTGCCTTAGGCAAATCTTAACATTTAACTGCTCTGGAGACGAATGTGGTAAAATAAATAAGTTATAAATATTATGAACGTTTTGGTAAAATAAAGTAAATATTGAAAATATTAGGAACAACTGGGTTTTGCAGACTCCTTTGCAGTTGCGCATAGAGGCCACTGCGAGGCGCTGGTTGTTCAGCTGTGGCGCAAGTGGCTGGTTCAAGGATTTATCTGAGTGCGCAGGCGTGAAATAAGTAACGTTTGCATTGTAGAGAAAGGGAGACAGGTAGTGGTAACAGATTATGCACTCTGAAGCCTCAAACGGTTTACACATCCTGCATTGTCGGATTATAATTACCCAAATTATCACAACTAGCTAACTTTTtaaatcagggtttcccaaactcggtcctgccgTATTCCGCGACAGTTTTATGACGTCGTGGTATTGGTGGATATCACCAGAGATACAAGCGTCTCTGGTCACTTAAAACATGGTTTCCCAAAATCGGGCCTGGGGCCCAcccgggtgcacgttttggtttttgcccaagCACTACAAATAacaaactcatcatcaagctttgattatttgaatcagctgtgtagtgctagggcaaaaaccaaaacgtgcacccgggTGGGCCCCAGGACCGATTTTGGTAAGCCGTCTTTTAAGTGACCAGAGACGCTTGTATGTCTGGTGAGATCCACCAATAACACGACGTCGTAAAACTGTCGCGGAATACGGCAGCAAACATGGAAGACGTTGGCATGATCGGCTAGAGTTGCTGGTTGATAATAAAGAAACAGGAAAAATATGAACCAGCGGGGAGGTGTTAtaaacagctgtgtgtgtgaaGAGGAGTACATGAGGTTAGTTTGTAAATCGCGTGTTGTTCGCGATGTTTTTCTTGGCGGTGTGTGCGCGAGGGCACGTAACTAACGTGGCGCGCTGTGTGAGGAGAAGTGTGTTTCGGCCAATTCCTGCGTCATGGCGGCAGCAGCAgaccggtgtgtgtgtgagggtagaCCGGAAGTTGCTGCAGAGACTCAAAAACAGAATCTCCTCAGTCGCCCATTGGTGCAGCTacacacaatctcacacacacatccccaacCTAACGACCCCAGAGGTTAGGGGCCACGCGCTAAAGGGTCCCACCGAAAGCGTCACCCGATCCTGTCACCGCAGAGGCCACGAGAGGACGCGGAGTAACGACAACCGCTTTAAGTTTTATCCTACGGATCCCTCTTTCTCGTCTCCCTCTCATCTTCTCCTGGGGTTGAGGTTGATCCCGGTGAGTTCTGGTGTGTCTCCAGGCTGGAGAGGTCTCTGTAGTGGAAAACCCCGGGAGACCCCAGCCGACTGCCCAACtggagaggaccagagggaaaCCACCCAGCCAGCTGATAGACTACCTGATCCTGGTCAAGGACTGTTCAAGTTTAAAGAACTGGTAGGTCGGTGTGTGGTAAGAAAAGTCGTAGTCTTGGCAGATTCATTGTTGTTGATGTCTGTGAGCAGGAAGTTGCCCCGCTGTAGGCTAAATTATGCCATATTGTTGAGTCTACTTTTAGGGCTTATTTCCCTTGCTGTCACTTTCGTCCTGTCATGCATGTTTTAAAGACCGAAAGAACCACACATTCTCTAGTCATATGAACAATGCACAGTCCTGCACTAAATATAGCAAAACCAGTGTTTTTttactttctgtgtgtgtgtttcagtatgAGAACCCGTGGACCATCCCcaacctgctgtgtgtgtgtcgcaTCGCACTGGCTCCAGTCCTGGGAGTCCTGATAACTGAGCAACATTTTCACCTCTCCCTTGGGCTGTTTGCTTTGGCTGGATTTACTGACGTGGTACACACGCCTGcctgcacacacatatacaccttgaaatgcactacatgaccaaaataaTGTGGACACAttttcgtcgaacatctcattccaaaatcatgggcattgatatgaagttggtcccccatttgctgctataacagcctccactcttctgggaaggttttccactagatgttggaacattgttgcggggacttgcttccattcagccacaagagcattagtggtgtcgggcactgatgttgggcgattagacctggctcgcagtcggcgttccaattcatcccga comes from Coregonus clupeaformis isolate EN_2021a unplaced genomic scaffold, ASM2061545v1 scaf0794, whole genome shotgun sequence and encodes:
- the LOC121559876 gene encoding LOW QUALITY PROTEIN: DNA helicase MCM8-like (The sequence of the model RefSeq protein was modified relative to this genomic sequence to represent the inferred CDS: inserted 1 base in 1 codon; deleted 3 bases in 2 codons) — translated: RGGGWRGGGGGWRGGGGGWRGRPRRGNSRPPSAQRGSSQSCVSQTTLDRLCPYKGWALYFTEGFVESSPYVEKIKVFEQYFTSQIHLYDKDEIERQGSVLVDYKGLVEDKEVCMALPDLANQLREQPETTLNCLGLAIHQVLTVDLERHAAELHGEGLPXGATPIINIPHISARLYNYEPLTALRMLRASVFGRLVCVRGTVVRVSNIRPLCTRLAFTCSGCSHTHTLTLPHGKFTTPTKCVQPECRCRSFVPNRSSPLTLTVDWQNIKVQEMIGGEQREAGRIPRTVECHLTSDLCDSAVPGDTVTITGTVRVSQDDGGSRGKKDKCMFLLYIEANSVSNSKGERSSGIEFSLKELYAIQEIHSQPDLLKLIVHSLCPAIYGHLLVKAGLSLALFGGSQKHADDKNRIPVRGDPHILVVGDPGLGKSQMLQAVCNVAPRGIYVCGNTTSTSGLTVTLSRDAGSGDYALEAGALVLGDQGLCCIDEFDKLGHQQQALLEAMEQQTISLAKAGLVCSLPARTSVIAAANPAGGHYNRAKTVSENLKMGSALLSRFDVVFLLLDVPDESHDRRLSEHVMAVRSGKGGASGAVVTRGDNHKSQSSLLEPSDTPLSDRLQVCPGECVDPIPHSLLRKYVGYARRYVHPSLSTAAAQTLQDFYLSLRSHTHTLSATPITTRQLESLIRLTEARAKLELRETATKSDAEDVVEIMKHSLADTFSDGSGGLDFERSVLGVGMSQRSAAKRFITALNTHAQRTHTMLYDLTQLRSLAKDLNIQVADFEGFISSLNEQGYLLKKGHRQYQLQTI
- the LOC121559872 gene encoding cardiolipin synthase (CMP-forming) isoform X1, whose product is MFFLAVCARGHVTNVARCVRRSVFRPIPASWRQQQTGVCVRVDRKLLQRLKNRISSVAHWCSYTQSHTHIPNLTTPEVRGHALKGPTESVTRSCHRRGHERTRSNDNRFKFYPTDPSFSSPSHLLLGLRLIPVSSGVSPGWRGLCSGKPRETPADCPTGEDQRETTQPADRLPDPGQGLFKFKELVGRCVYENPWTIPNLLCVCRIALAPVLGVLITEQHFHLSLGLFALAGFTDVLDGYIARNWASQKSALGSALDPLADKILISVLYISLTYAQLIPAPLTALVIARDVGLIAAVFYVRYKTVPPPVTLNKFFNPCYTTAQLKPTTISKVNTAIQLFLVAASLASPVFHYTDSPLLQALWYITAVTTTVSGYSYYHYGMKTVAVLNSTK
- the LOC121559872 gene encoding uncharacterized protein LOC121559872 isoform X3, with the protein product MFFLAVCARGHVTNVARCVRRSVFRPIPASWRQQQTGVCVRVDRKLLQRLKNRISSVAHWCSYTQSHTHIPNLTTPEVRGHALKGPTESVTRSCHRRGHERTRSNDNRFKFYPTDPSFSSPSHLLLGLRLIPVSSGVSPGWRGLCSGKPRETPADCPTGEDQRETTQPADRLPDPGQGLFKFKELVGRCVYENPWTIPNLLCVCRIALAPVLGVLITEQHFHLSLGLFALAGFTDVLDGYIARNWASQKSALGSALDPLADKILISVLYISLTYAQLIPAPLTALVIARDVGLIAAVFYVRYKTVPPPVTLNKFFNPCYTTAQLKPTTISKLSSEGDQAPPESQNKGQRSFNPM
- the LOC121559872 gene encoding cardiolipin synthase (CMP-forming) isoform X2, which translates into the protein MFFLAVCARGHVTNVARCVRRSVFRPIPASWRQQQTGVCVRVDRKLLQRLKNRISSVAHWCSYTQSHTHIPNLTTPEVRGHALKGPTESVTRSCHRRGHERTRSNDNRFKFYPTDPSFSSPSHLLLGLRLIPVSSGVSPGWRGLCSGKPRETPADCPTGEDQRETTQPADRLPDPGQGLFKFKELYENPWTIPNLLCVCRIALAPVLGVLITEQHFHLSLGLFALAGFTDVLDGYIARNWASQKSALGSALDPLADKILISVLYISLTYAQLIPAPLTALVIARDVGLIAAVFYVRYKTVPPPVTLNKFFNPCYTTAQLKPTTISKVNTAIQLFLVAASLASPVFHYTDSPLLQALWYITAVTTTVSGYSYYHYGMKTVAVLNSTK
- the LOC121559872 gene encoding uncharacterized protein LOC121559872 isoform X4, translating into MFFLAVCARGHVTNVARCVRRSVFRPIPASWRQQQTGVCVRVDRKLLQRLKNRISSVAHWCSYTQSHTHIPNLTTPEVRGHALKGPTESVTRSCHRRGHERTRSNDNRFKFYPTDPSFSSPSHLLLGLRLIPVSSGVSPGWRGLCSGKPRETPADCPTGEDQRETTQPADRLPDPGQGLFKFKELLDGYIARNWASQKSALGSALDPLADKILISVLYISLTYAQLIPAPLTALVIARDVGLIAAVFYVRYKTVPPPVTLNKFFNPCYTTAQLKPTTISKVNTAIQLFLVAASLASPVFHYTDSPLLQALWYITAVTTTVSGYSYYHYGMKTVAVLNSTK